One Narcine bancroftii isolate sNarBan1 chromosome 3, sNarBan1.hap1, whole genome shotgun sequence DNA window includes the following coding sequences:
- the syce2 gene encoding synaptonemal complex central element protein 2, which translates to MVTECLYWEMNSVADCSPPHPWSPGRTETRCGGLLATPPTVTREDRDNTLDPCGPQWGGKSLWPTWDMYDLLFGNHWGPIWAHSGSVQGKNLCQGSRGRSRYLCQGSRGRSRYLCWLQATLKIHSLQGLATDQRRGLPGGGDGAAANLLVPGWARDLITPPTRCHGHGPRDVERPNSPSSTSGACTGLGVRDVRQIKMADKDYSCEHLKESMNKNKPQTSGCKKKLCTEVDLREESCSLMDEVMATSDFEDSTLDFSDKPSNCSLGADSSVEGICERTKQLVNEINKSRMKDHKWMSNFKDTLIMKISEFSKKIEEQLFEIYNSENKLIEDTLQELLNILDRIRCLDSELKQSCNAMATVYKDMCSQPEV; encoded by the exons ATGGTGACTGAGTGCTTGTATTGGGAGATGAACTCAGTGGCAGATTGCTCGCCACCCCACCCATGGTCACCCGGGAGGACAGAGACACGATGTGGGGGATTGCTCGCCACCCCACCCACAGTCACCCGGGAGGACAGAGACAATACCCTAGACCCATGCGGGCCACAGTGGGGTGGGAAGTCTCTGTGGCCCACATGGGACATGTATGACCTACTGTTCGGGAACCACTGGGGTCCGATTTGGGCACATTCTGGGTCTGTCCAAGGGAAGAATCTCTGCCAGGGCTCCAGGGGCAGGTCCAGGTACCTCTGCCAGGGCTCCAGGGGCAGGTCCAGGTACCTCTGCTGGCTCCAGGCCACCCTGAAGATCCACTCATTGCAGGGGCTGGCCACTGACCAGCGGCGAGGTTTGCCCGGTGGAGGGGATGGGGCAGCTGCCAACCTCCTGGTCCCCGGGTGGGCCCGGGACCTCATCACTCCACCAACGCGTTGCCATGGCCACGGGCCCCGTGACGTAGAAAGGCCAAATAGCCCGAGTTCCACGAGCGGTGCGTGCACAGGGTTGGGGGTGCGCGAcgtcaggcag ATTAAAATGGCTGATAAAGATTACAGTTGTGAACACTTGAAGGAAAGCATGAACAAAAACAAGCCACAAACAAGTGGTTGCAAGAAGAAACTCTGCACTGAAGTTGATTTAAG AGAGGAATCTTGCAGCTTAATGGATGAAGTAATGGCAACTTCAGATTTTGAAGATTCCACACTTGATTTCAGTGACAAGCCCTCAAATTGTTCTTTGGGAGCAGATTCTAGTGTAGAAGGGATATGTGAAAGAACAAAACAGCTCgttaatgaaataaataaaagtagAATGAAAGATCACAAGTGGATGAGTAACTTTAAGGACACTCTTATTATGAAG ATTTCAGAGTTCTCTAAGAAGATAGAAGAACAATTGTTTGAAATCTACAACAGTGAGAACAAATTGATTGAGGACACACTGCAGGAGCTGTTGAATATCCTGGATAGAATCAGATGTTTAGATTCTGAACTTAAACAGTCCTGCAATGCCATGGCCACAGTCTACAAGGACATGTGTTCACAGCCAGAAGTCTAA